A genomic stretch from Harpia harpyja isolate bHarHar1 chromosome 20, bHarHar1 primary haplotype, whole genome shotgun sequence includes:
- the LOC128155008 gene encoding LOW QUALITY PROTEIN: protocadherin gamma-A2-like (The sequence of the model RefSeq protein was modified relative to this genomic sequence to represent the inferred CDS: inserted 2 bases in 1 codon; deleted 2 bases in 2 codons): MTAGRAPLSPWRRCRPRPLPAGKAGRAALGRARCLQCREEAAGAAVDRGGARGRPERCRQPRPLRPGSLARSLAGWLGGRAVCERPRGAEPCCSEAEGPAAVAGSGSRGRSLRGKRSRSRASARSVRRRCGAGGAAAAMCAAGRRWGRRERAVLWCVLVAAWEAAWGQLRYSVPEEMPKGSFVGDVAKDLGLELPALRERGVRIVSQGRTQYFALHGKTGHLVTAERIDREQLCRLVEKCVLRCEVIVEGEMQVYGIEVEITDINDNAPSFKEIALEERMSETTAPGSRFPLAEAHDPDSGRNSLQSYELSGDEHFSLAVQAGPGGDQRPELVLAKALDREEAAFHELVLRASDGGEPARTGTARIRVAVLDANDNAPVFSQAEYTLRVPEDVPVGSTLVTVTATDADEGLYGHVKYSLKKATDVASEIFHLDTETGLITLVRSLDFEEGDSHELEVQARDGGGLSDTAKVAITVTDVNDNAPELTVSSALSAISEDAPPGTVVALLHVQDRDSGANGEVRCSIAERLPFRLEKSFEDYYRVVTARELDREEVAEYNVTVRAADGGSPALWSSAVLALRVLDVNDNAPVFAEARYSARLPENNAAGALVLTVRAADADWGQNARVRYRLSEGRVRGAPLSSYVSVQAETGALYALRSFDYEEVREVGLWVRAEDGGAPALSSNVSVRLVIVDENDNAPQVLYPPAAPAAGAGWAGVELAPRSAEPGALVAKVVAVDADAGQNAWLSYELAKATEPGLFRVGLHSGEVRTARFPLARDAARQSLVVVVKDHGRPALSATATLTVVLAESVAELLSELGSAAAAAPGEPAGSLTRWLVVAVAAVSCLFLAFLLLLLALRLRRWRRSQLLAAGSGALRGVPASHFVGIDGVRAFLHSYSHEVSLTADSRKSQLRLSGGSCCDTLPARPPPDEPAPLLGEDPAGARRADPAAPPVSSSHQPFSAARRXTRRFPPLLLRPFPPSSVSCLGRWR; the protein is encoded by the exons ATGACCGCTGGACGGGCCCCGCTGTCCCCGTGGCGACGGTGCCGTccccgcccgctgcccgcgggaaaggcagggcgggcagcgctcGGCCGCGCTCGGTGCCTGCAGTGCCGGGAGGAGGCTGCGGGCGCCGCTGTTGACCGAGGAGGAGCGAGAGGAAGGCCGGagcgctgccggcagccccgcccgctGCGGCCcggctcgctcgctcgctcgctggCTGGCTGGCTCGGCGGCCGGGCGGTCTGCGAGCGTCCCCGCGGTGCGGAGCCGTGCTGCAGCGAGGCGGAGGGGCCGGCGGCAGTGGCCGGGAGCGGCAGCCGGGGCCGGAGCCTTAGAGGGaagcggagccggagccgg gcgtCTGCGAGGAGCGTgcggcggcggtgcggggccggcggggccgcggcggcgatGTGCGCGGCGGGGAGGCGCTGGGGCCGGCGGGAGCGAGCCGTGCTGTGGTGCGTCCTGGTGGCGGCGTGGGAGGCGGCGTGGGGGCAGCTGCGCTACTCGGTTCCCGAGGAGATGCCGAAGGGCTCGTTCGTGGGCGACGTGGCCAAGGacctggggctggagctgccggcGCTCCGCGAACGCGGCGTCCGCATTGTCTCCCAAGGGAGGACGCAGTATTTCGCTCTGCATGGGAAGACGGGACATTTGGTGACGGCGGAGAGGATAGACAGAGAGCAGCTGTGCCGGCTGGTGGAGAAATGCGTGCTGCGCTGTGAGGTGATAGTGGAGGGGGAAATGCAGGTTTACGGCATCGAAGTGGAAATCACGGACATTAACGACAACGCGCCCAGCTTCAAGGAAATCGCGCTGGAGGAGAGAATGAGCGAGACGACAGCCCCGGGGTCGCGGTTTCCCCTGGCCGAGGCCCACGACCCGGACTCGGGACGGAATTCGCTGCAGAGCTACGAGCTGAGCGGCGACGAGCACTTCTCGCTGGCCGTGCAGGCGGGCCCCGGCGGGGATCAGCGTCCCGAGCTGGTGCTGGCGAAGGCGCTGGACCGGGAGGAGGCGGCGTTTCACGAGCTGGTGCTGAGGGCGAGCGACGGCGGAGAGCCGGCGCGGACGGGCACGGCGCGGATCCGCGTGGCGGTGCTGGACGCGAACGACAACGCGCCCGTGTTCAGCCAGGCGGAGTACACGCTGCGTGTGCCGGAGGACGTGCCCGTGGGCTCCACCCTCGTCACCGTCACGGCCACCGACGCCGACGAGGGGCTCTACGGGCACGTGAAGTATTCCCTGAAGAAAGCGACAGACGTGGCATCGGAGATTTTCCATCTGGACACTGAGACGGGATTGATCACACTGGTGCGGAGCCTGGACTTCGAAGAAGGCGACTCGCACGAACTGGAGGTGCAGGCACGGGACGGCGGGGGTCTTTCCGACACGGCCAAAGTCGCGATCACGGTGACAGACGTCAACGACAATGCGCCCGAACTGACAGTGTCGTCGGCGCTGAGCGCGATCTCGGAGGACGCGCCGCCGGGGACGGTGGTGGCCCTGCTGCACGTGCAGGACCGGGACTCGGGGGCGAACGGCGAGGTGCGGTGCAGCATCGCCGAGCGCCTCCCGTTCCGGCTGGAGAAGTCCTTTGAGGACTACTACCGCGTGGTGACGGCGAGGGAGCTGGACCGGGAGGAGGTGGCGGAGTACAACGTGACGGTGCGGGCGGCGGACGGCGGGTCGCCGGCGCTGTGGAGCAGCGCGGTGCTGGCGCTGCGGGTGCTGGAcgtgaacgacaacgcgccggTGTTCGCGGAGGCGCGCTACAGCGCCCGGCTGCCCGAGAACAACGCGGCGGGCGCGCTGGTGCTGACGGTGCGGGCGGCGGACGCGGACTGGGGGCAGAACGCGCGCGTGCGGTACCGGCTGTCGGAGGGGCGGGTGCGGGGCGCGCCGCTGTCGTCCTACGTGTCGGTGCAGGCGGAGACGGGCGCGCTGTACGCGCTGCGCTCCTTCGACTACGAGGAGGTGCGCgaggtggggctgtgggtgcggGCGGAGGACGGCGGCGCGCCGGCGCTGAGCAGCAACGTGTCGGTGCGGCTCGTGATCGTGGACGAGAACGACAACGCGCCGCAGGTGCTGTacccgccggcggcgccggcggcgggcgcgggctgGGCGGGCGTGGAGCTGGCGCCGCGCTCGGCGGAGCCCGGGGCGCTGGTGGCCAAGGTGGTGGCGGTGGACGCGGACGCGGGGCAGAACGCGTGGCTGTCGTACGAGCTGGCCAAGGCGACGGAGCCGGGGCTGTTCCGCGTGGGGCTGCACAGCGGCGAGGTGCGGACGGCGCGCTTCCCGCTGGCCCGCGACGCGGCGCGGCAGagcctggtggtggtggtgaaggacCACGGGCGGCCGGCGCTGTCGGCCACGGCCACGCTGACGGTGGTGCTGGCGGAGAGCGTGGCCGAGCTGCTGTCGGAGctgggcagcgcggcggcggcggcgccgggcgagCCGGCCGGCAGCCTGACGCGGTGGCTGGTGGTGGCCGTGGCGGCCGTGTCCTGCCTCTTCCTcgccttcctgctgctgctgctggcgctgcgCCTGCGGCGCTGGCGCCGCTCGCAGCTgctggcggcgggcagcggcgcctTGCGCGGCGTCCCGGCCTCGCACTTCGTGGGCATCGACGGCGTCCGCGCCTTCCTGCACTCCTACTCGCACGAGGTGTCGCTCACCGCCGACTCGCGCAAGAGCCAGCTCCGCTTGTCGGGCGGCAGCTGCTGCGACAccctcccggcccggccgccgcccgacGAGCCCGCGCCGCTGCTCGGGGAGGACCCTGCCGGCGCCCGCCGCGCGgaccccgccgctcccccggtgAGTTCCTCCCACCAGCCCTTCTCCGCGGCGCGACG GACGCGACGCTTCCCTCCGCTGCTTCTCCGCCCTTTC CCCCCGTCTTCTGTCTCCTGCCTCGGGAGGTGGAGGTAG